Proteins encoded together in one Pseudopipra pipra isolate bDixPip1 chromosome 23, bDixPip1.hap1, whole genome shotgun sequence window:
- the VPS26B gene encoding vacuolar protein sorting-associated protein 26B translates to MSFFGFGQSAELELVLSDAESRRRVEHKTEEGKKEKYFLFYDGETVSGRVVLTLKNPNKRLEHQGIKVEFIGQIELYYDRGNHHEFVSLVKDLARPGEFTQSQTFDFEFTHVEKPYESYTGQNVKLRYFLRATVSRRLNDVVKEMDIVVHTLSTYPELNSSIKMEVGIEDCLHIEFEYNKSKYHLKDVIVGKIYFLLVRIKIKHMEIDIIKRETTGTGPNVYHENDTIAKYEIMDGAPVRGESIPIRLFLAGYELTPTMRDINKKFSVRYYLNLVLIDEEERRYFKQQEVVLWRKGDIVRKSMSHQAAIASQRFEGTSSHGEAKTPSQPSENNGRQ, encoded by the exons ATGAGCTTCTTCGGGTTCGGGCAGAGCGCGGAGCTGGAGCTGGTGCTGAGCGACGCCGAGAGCCGGCGGCGGGTGGAGCACAAGAcggaggaagggaagaaggagaaatacTTCCTCTTCTACGACGGGGAGACCGTGTCCGGGCGGGTGGTGCTCACCCTCAAGAACCCCAACAAGCGGCTGGAGCATCAGGGCATCAAAGTGGAGTTCATCGGGCAGATCG AGCTCTACTATGACCGAGGAAACCACCACGAGTTCGTGTCTCTGGTGAAGGACCTGGCCCGCCCTGGGGAATTCACTCAATCACAGACATTTGACTTCGAGTTCACACACGTGGAGAAACCCTACGAGTCCTACACGGGGCAGAACGTGAAGCTACG GTATTTCCTCCGTGCCACTGTGAGCCGCCGGCTGAACGACGTGGTGAAGGAGATGGACATCGTGGTGCACACCCTGAGCACCTACCCAGAGCTCAACTCCTCCATCAAGATGGAGGTGGGCATTGAGGATTGCCTGCACATCGAGTTCGAGTACAACAAGTCCAA GTATCACTTAAAAGATGTGATTGTGGGGAAGATCTACTTCCTGCTGGTGCGAATCAAGATCAAACACATGGAGATCGACATCATCAAGAGGGAAACGACGGGCACGGGGCCCAACGTGTACCACGAGAACGACACGATAGCGAAGTACGAGATCATGGACGGGGCTCCTGTGAGAG GGGAGTCCATCCCCATCAGACTCTTCCTGGCTGGCTATGAGCTGACTCCAACAATGAGGGACATCAACAAGAAGTTCTCTGTGCGTTATTACCTCAATCTGGTGCTGATTGACGAGGAAGAGAGACGCTACTTCAAACAGCAG gaggTGGTGCTGTGGAGGAAAGGAGACATCGTGCGGAAGAGCATGTCCCACCAAGCGGCCATCGCGTCGCAACGGTTCGAGGGCACGTCCTCGCACGGCGAGGCCAAGACCCCCAGCCAGCCCTCGGAGAACAACGGCCGGCAGtga
- the THYN1 gene encoding thymocyte nuclear protein 1, whose product MPWPSRKRDKGAVADKKEPDAKIAKTEEETSDKEEEEKSAKPPAGSSKSGWKNWKKTKESESGGEESKITYCHWLLKSEPESRLEKGVDVKFSVDDLKAQPNQTTCWDGVRNYQARNFLRAMKIGQQAFFYHSNCKEPGIVAIVKIVKEAYPDHTQFDQKDPHYDSTSRKENPKWSMVDVQFVRMTKRFIPLSEIKAHHLAHKADGGPLKDMMLFTRQRLSIQPLTQEQFDFVLSLEEEKPH is encoded by the exons ATGCCTTGGCCGAGCAGAAAGAGAGACAAAGGAGCAGTAGCAG ATAAAAAAGAGCCTGATGCTAAAATTGCCAAAACCGAGGAGGAGACTTCGGataaggaggaggaagagaagtcTGCAAAACCTCCAGCTGGGAGCTCCAAGTCGGGATGGAAGAACTGGAAGAAGACAAAAGAATCTGAGTCTGGTGGGGAGGAAAGCAAGATCACATATTGTCACTGGCTGCTGAAATCAGAACCGGAGagcaggctggagaagggggTGGATGTGAAA TTCAGCGTTGATGACTTGAAAGCTCAGCCCAATCAGACAACCTGCTGGGATGGAGTGAGAAACTACCAG GCAAGGAATTTCCTGAGAGCCATGAAAATTGGGCAGCAGGCTTTCTTCTACCACAGTAACTGTAAAGAGCCTGGCATTGTGGCCATTGTCAAg ATTGTAAAGGAGGCCTACCCTGATCACACACAGTTTGATCAGAAGGATCCCCACTATGATTCCACCAGCAGAAAGGAGAACCCCAAATGGTCCATG gTGGACGTGCAGTTTGTGCGGATGACGAAGAGGTTCATCCCCCTCTCGGAGATCAAGGCTCACCACCTGGCACACAAAGCAGATGGGGGGCCCCTGAAGGACATGATGCTCTTCACAAGGCAACGTCTTTCCATCCAACCACTGACACAAG AGCAATTTGATTTTGTCTTGAGCCTGGAAGAGGAAAAGCCACATTAA
- the ACAD8 gene encoding isobutyryl-CoA dehydrogenase, mitochondrial yields the protein MAMAWRAAPRVAARLALGRRGIASCIDPSVGLTEDQKEFQKVALDFAAKEMAPYMAEWDEKEIFPVETMRKAAQLGFGGIYVKPDVGGSGLSRLDTSIIFEALSTGCTSTTAYMSIHNMCVWMIDTFGSEEQRRRFCPSLCSMEKFASYCLTEPGSGSDAASLLTSAQRKGDTYVLNGSKAFISGGGDTDVYVVMCRTGGPGPKGISCLVVEKGTPGLSFGKKERKVGWNSQPTRAVIFEDCAVPVGNRLGAEGQGFSIAMQGLNGGRINIASCSLGAAHASVLLAQEHLTVRKQFGEPLANNQYLQFGLAEMATRLVAARLMVRHAARALQDGREDAAVLCSMAKLFATDECFLICNQALQMHGGYGYLKDYAVQQFVRDIRVHQILEGTNEVMRMIVARSLLQG from the exons ATGGCCATGGCGTGGCGAGCGGCCCCGCGGGTGGCGGCCCGGCTGGCGCTGGGGCGGCGGGGGATCGCGTCCTGCATCGACC catcTGTCGGACTGACTGAGGATCAGAAGGAATTCCAAAAAGTTGCCCTTGATTTTGCTGCCAAGGAGATGGCTCCTTACATGGCTGAGTGGGATGAAAAG GAAATATTCCCAGTGGAAACCATGCGGAAGGCAGCCCAGCTGGGCTTTGGTGGGATCTACGTGAAGCCAGATGTCGGTGGCTCCGGATTGTCCCGACTCGACACCTCCATAATCTTTGAGGCTTTATCAACAGGATGCACCAGCACCACTGCTTACATGAGCATCCACAA CATGTGTGTTTGGATGATCGACACCTTTGGCAGCGAGGAGCAGCGCCGCAGGTTCTGCCCATCCCTCTGTAGCATGGAAAAATTTGCCTCTTACTGCCTGACTGAGCCAG GGAGTGGAAGTGATGCAGCTTCCCTGCTGACCTCAGCTCAAAGGAAAGGGGACACCTATGTCCTGAATGGCTCCAAG GCCTTCATCAGCGGGGGAGGGGACACTGATGTGTACGTGGTCATGTGTCGCACGGGGGGCCCAGGCCCCAAGGGCATCTCCTGCCTGGTGGTGGAGAAGGGCACTCCAGGGCTCAGCTTTGgcaagaaagagaggaag GtaggctggaattcccagccaACTCGGGCTGTGATCTTCGAGGACTGTGCTGTTCCTGTTGGCAACCGTCTGGGAGCCGAGGGGCAGGGCTTCAGCATCGCCATGCAGGGGCTGAATGGAGGCAGGATAAACATCG CCTCGTGTTCATTAGGAGCTGCTCACGCCTCCGTcctcctggctcaggaacacCTCACTGTCCGCAAACAGTTTGGGGAACCCCTGGCAAACAATCAG TACCTGCAGTTTGGGCTGGCAGAGATGGCCACGAGGCTGGTGGCGGCGCGGCTGATGGTCCGGCACGCGGCGCGGGCCCTGCAGGACGGGCGGGAGGACGCGGCCGTGCTCTGCTCCATGGCCAAGCTCTTCGCCACCGACGAGTGCTTCCTG ATCTGTAACCAGGCTCTGCAGATGCACGGGGGCTACGGCTACTTGAAGGATTATGCAGTGCAGCAGTTTGTGCGAGACATCAGAGTCCACCAGATCCTGGAAG GTACCAACGAGGTCATGAGGATGATTGTGGCCAGGAGTCTGCTGCAGGGATGA